The following are from one region of the Salvia hispanica cultivar TCC Black 2014 chromosome 1, UniMelb_Shisp_WGS_1.0, whole genome shotgun sequence genome:
- the LOC125201518 gene encoding tetrahydrocannabinolic acid synthase-like: protein MKASFFTITLILLLINVSFSQEVSTDDFLECISQQFNNYSFISNHVYTPFNISFSSILLFSIRNLRFASDSTPKPKVIITPEHESQIPPIIYCAKDKGLQIRTRSGGHDLEGLSYVSQVPFVIIDLIKLSEITIDVGEKTAWVQSGATLGSLYYRIAEKSPILGFPGAVCPTIGVGSHISGGGYGPLMRKYGLATDQVIDAKIIDVNGRILDRKSMGEDLFWQSETQWRR, encoded by the coding sequence ATGAAGGCAAGTTTTTTCACCATCACTTTAATCCTTCTTCTGATTAATGTTTCATTCTCACAAGAAGTATCTACTGATGATTTCCTTGAATGCATCTCCCAACAATTCAACAACTACTCTTTCATTTCCAACCATGTCTACACCCCATTcaacatttccttttcttcaaTCCTATTGTTTTCCATTCGGAATCTGAGATTCGCCTCGGATTCTACTCCAAAACCAAAAGTGATCATCACCCCAGAGCACGAATCCCAGATCCCGCCAATCATATATTGCGCCAAAGATAAGGGATTGCAAATCAGAACTCGAAGCGGTGGCCATGACTTAGAGGGGCTATCTTATGTATCACAAGTCCCGTTTGTGATAATtgatttgatcaaattaaGTGAAATAACTATTGATGTTGGTGAGAAGACGGCATGGGTTCAATCTGGCGCAACCCTTGGTTCTTTATATTACAGGATCGCGGAGAAAAGCCCGATTCTTGGGTTTCCTGGTGCTGTCTGTCCGACTATTGGTGTCGGTAGCCACATCAGTGGAGGAGGCTACGGACCGTTGATGAGGAAATATGGCTTGGCTACAGATCAAGTTATCGACGCAAAAATAATCGATGTCAACGGCAGGATTCTTGATAGAAAATCAATGGGTGAAGATCTGTTCTGGCAATCAGAGACACAGTGGAGGCGCTAG